One genomic segment of Sminthopsis crassicaudata isolate SCR6 chromosome 2, ASM4859323v1, whole genome shotgun sequence includes these proteins:
- the MTMR9 gene encoding myotubularin-related protein 9, whose translation MEFAELIKTPRVDNVVLHRPFYPAVEGTLCLTGHHLILSSRQDNTEELWLLHSNIDSIEKRFVGSLGTIIIKCKDLRIIQLDIPGMEECLNISSSIEALSTLDSITLMYPFFYRPMFEVVEDGWHTFLPEREFELFSDTKEWRLSYVNKDFSVCPSYPPIVTVPNCIDDEALRKVATFRHGGRFPVLSYYHKKNGMVMIRSSQPLTGTNGRRCKEDEKLINATLRVGKRGYIIDTRSLNVAQQARAKGGGFEQEAHYPQWRRIHKSIERYHILQESLIKLVEACNDQSHNMDRWLSKLEASNWLTHIKEILTTACLAAQCIDREGASVLIHGTEGTDSTLQVTSLAQIILEPRCRTIRGFEALVEREWLQAGHPFQQRCAQSAYSNSKQKWEAPVFFLFLDCVWQILRQFPCSFEFNEHFLILLFEHSYASQFGTFLGNNESERCKLKLQQKTMSLWSWVNRPSELSKFINPLFEANSLVIWPSVAPQSLQLWEGVFLRWNRSSKYLDEAYEEMINIIEYNKELQAKVNTLRRQLAELETEDGMQESP comes from the exons ATGGAGTTCGCGGAGCTGATCAAGACACCGCGAGTGGACAACGTGGTGCTGCACCGGCCCTTCTACCCGGCTGTGGAAGGCACGCTATGCCTGACCGGCCATCACCTGATCCTGTCCTCCCGGCAGGATAACACCGAGGAGTTGTGGCTGCTCCACTCGAACATCGACTCCATCGAGAAGCG ATTCGTGGGCTCATTGGGTACCATAATCATAAAATGCAAAGATCTACGGATTATTCAGTTGGACATTCCTGGCATGGAAGAATGTTTGAATATTTCCAGTTCTATTGAG gcttTGTCAACCTTGGACTCCATCACTCTGATGTATCCTTTCTTTTATCGACCCATGTTTGAAGTGGTAGAAGATGGCTGGCATACATTTCTTCctgagagagaatttgaactctTCTCAGAT ACCAAAGAATGGAGACTGAGTTACGTCAATAAAGATTTTTCTGTCTGCCCCTCTTACCCTCCAATTGTTACTGTGCCCAACTGCATTGATGATGAGGCTCTAAGAAAAGTGGCTACATTTCGTCATGGTGGGCGCTTCCCAGTACTTAGTTATTAccataaaaaaaatggaatg GTAATGATCCGGAGTAGTCAACCACTCACAGGCACCAATGGGAGACGGTGCAAAGAAGATGAAAAACTTATAAATGCTACCCTTCGTGTAGGAAAACGAGGCTACATTATTGATACCCGATCTCTAAATGTGGCTCAGCAAGCTAGAGCTAAAGGAGGTGGTTTTGAGCAGGAAGCTCATTATCCTCAGTGGAGACGCATTCACAAGTCCATTGAGAG GTATCATATTCTTCAGGAGAGTTTGATAAAACTTGTAGAAGCTTGTAATGACCAGTCGCATAACATGGACCGGTGGCTTAGCAAATTAGAAGCTTCTAATTGGTTGACTCACATCAAAGAGATTCTAACCACTGCCTGCCTGGCTGCTCAGTGTATTGACAG GGAAGGAGCATCGGTATTGATTCATGGAACAGAGGGAACTGATTCTACACTTCAGGTTACCTCCCTAGCCCAGATCATCTTAGAACCAAGATGTAGGACCATTCGTGGTTTTGAAGCTCTTGTAGAGAGAGAATGGCTACAG GCAGGCCACCCCTTCCAGCAGCGTTGTGCCCAGTCGGCCTACTCCAACAGTAAGCAGAAGTGGGAAGCAcctgtgttttttcttttcttagactGTGTGTGGCAAATCCTGCGCCAGTTCCCTTGCTCCTTTGAATTTAACGAGCACTTCCTTATCTTGCTCTTTGAGCATTCTTATGCCTCACAGTTTGGGACCTTCTTGGGCAACAATGAAAGTGAAAG GTGTAAATTGAAACTACAGCAGAAAACCATGTCCCTGTGGTCCTGGGTCAACAGACCTAGTGAGTTGAGCAAGTTCATTAATCCTCTTTTTGAAGCCAATAGCCTTGTCATCTGGCCTTCAGTTGCTCCACAAAGTCTTCAGTTATGGGAAG GTGTATTCTTACGATGGAACAGATCCTCTAAATATCTGGATGAAGCCTATGAAGAGATGATTAATATCATTGAATATAACAAGGAATTACAGGCAAAAGTAAATACCCTTAGAAGGCAGTTGGCAGAGCTGGAAACAGAAGATGGGATGCAAGAAAGCCCTTAA